A window of the Dunckerocampus dactyliophorus isolate RoL2022-P2 chromosome 19, RoL_Ddac_1.1, whole genome shotgun sequence genome harbors these coding sequences:
- the xkr5a gene encoding XK-related protein 5a isoform X2, giving the protein MINTSEAVTRRRPSAARRTERWIAWCQAALLGVSALVIAAERSALIYCIGFYLWNDETRWAGLTLGLFLPGTAVQLLSVKWYYDDGDDRRWYLSTIHILHLGIFKRLWDCMRYVSRMQGSVAELGAVVMQQADVAALWLLEALVVSLPQSLLQAYIVVSTDVGIMSPVAYSCGLCVLSISWALVLYSRACCLIRPGHLAMPPAALLCQLVWRAGMLGARVTCLMFFARVFNWWVCGVAGFHWLTASFWLVSQQPDICTGPWCWRAFNGLLGLVHVFLFLNVKDGPSRFRMASFYAFMLIENATLLLAASDLLSEASWDNMTLPISVLSSFILGATSLVIYYRFLHPKSTEIAQGLNRNHMGSTCIERGESSFSLGDKSLPVGGVQNHGSFSLSGVAGSLLEHPSSCGGRPNSSCPCYHHHWLLIRLALKTGDLGKINRAYGAGGAAAILDMEEYNQEFKSNEGINTTAGGSCEGVSMSESQGKGLAPLSDCKDEFQTVSEPTSFEQAEDDSLEMESPLESPASDFKRSSPEGKSVFGDSPEPYFCPTESSSTLYFSADPQSPSSSSNPRLDRDIGGLEQGVRLNSIPSDPALHRDVRGLIGRVGPRYTSTPKLDTGVLDSTSSVPHLSGPRRQLIMSRRDEDEHF; this is encoded by the exons ATGATAAACACCTCCGAGGCGGTGACCCGCAGGAGGCCGTCGGCGGCCCGGCGGACCGAGCGCTGGATCGCATGGTGCCAGGCGGCTCTCCTCGGCGTGTCGGCTCTGGTCATCGCGGCCGAACGGAGCGCTC TGATCTACTGCATAGGGTTTTACCTTTGGAACGACGAGACAAGGTGGGCCGGCCTCACTCTCGGACTCTTTCTCCCGGGCACGGCGGTGCAGCTGCTAAGCGTCAAATGGTATTATGATGACGGTGACGACAGGCGATGGTACCTCTCTACCATACACATTCTTCACTTGGGAATCTTCAAAAG GTTATGGGACTGCATGAGGTATGTGTCCCGCATGCAAGGCTCAGTGGCAGAGCTGGGCGCTGTCGTCATGCAGCAGGCAGATGTTGCTGCTCTTTGGCTCCTGGAGGCTCTGGTCGTCTCTCTGCCGCAGAGCTTGCTGCAGGCGTACATCGTGGTGTCCACTGATGTAGGGATCATGTCCCCAG TGGCCTACTCCTGTGGTCTTTGCGTGCTGTCTATTTCCTGGGCCCTGGTGCTGTACAGCCGAGCCTGCTGTCTCATCCGGCCAGGCCACCTTGCCATGCCTCCGGCAGCCCTGCTGTGCCAGCTTGTGTGGCGGGCTGGCATGCTGGGTGCCAGGGTGACATGCCTCATGTTCTTCGCCAGGGTGTTCAACTGGTGGGTCTGCGGAGTGGCAG GCTTTCACTGGCTGACCGCCTCCTTCTGGCTGGTGTCGCAGCAACCAGACATCTGCACCGGTCCCTGGTGTTGGCGTGCCTTTAACGGCCTCCTGGGGCTCGTCCATGTCTTCCTCTTTCTTAACGTCAAAGACGGACCTTCGCGCTTCCGCATGGCCAGCTTTTATGCG TTCATGCTGATTGAGAATGCCACTTTACTGCTGGCCGCCTCTGACTTACTGAGCGAAGCATCGTGGGACAACATGACGCTCCCCATCAGTGTCCTGAGTAGCTTTATCCTCG GCGCTACCTCCCTGGTCATCTACTACCGGTTTCTCCACCCCAAGTCAACAGAGATCGCCCAAGGTCTGAACCGCAACCACATGGGTAGCACGTGCATAGAACGTGGGGAGTCCTCCTTCTCACTTGGGGACAAAAGCCTGCCGGTTGGTGGTGTACAAAACCACGGCAGCTTCTCCCTCTCCGGTGTGGCTGGTTCACTGCTGGAGCATCCGAGCTCATGTGGAGGGAGGCCAAACAGCTCCTGCCCTTGCTACCACCATCACTGGCTCCTCATCCGGCTGGCCCTGAAAACAGGCGACCTGGGGAAGATCAACCGAGCATATGGGGCAGGTGGTGCGGCAGCCATACTGGACATGGAGGAGTACAACCAGGAGTTTAAGAGTAACGAAGGCATCAACACCACGGCAGGGGGCAGCTGCGAGGGTGTGTCCATGTCTGAGTCTCAGGGGAAAGGCTTGGCACCCCTGTCGGACTGCAAAGACGAATTTCAGACTGTGAGTGAACCCACGTCCTTCGAACAAGCAGAGGATGACAGTCTGGAGATGGAGAGCCCGCTGGAGTCACCCGCATCCGATTTCAAGCGCAGCTCACCAGAGGGCAAATCCGTATTTGGAGACAGCCCGGAGCCATACTTTTGCCCCACGGAGTCCAGTTCAACCCTCTACTTCAGCGCTGATCCCCAGTCCCCCAGCAGCTCCAGTAACCCCCGTTTGGACCGGGACATCGGGGGTCTGGAGCAGGGAGTGCGTCTCAATTCCATCCCAAGCGATCCCGCTCTTCACAGGGATGTCCGAGGGCTGATAGGTCGGGTTGGGCCACGCTACACGTCCACCCCTAAACTGGACACAGGAGTGCtggactctacctccagtgtcCCTCACCTCAGTGGTCCCAGGAGGCAGCTCATAATGTCCcgcagagatgaagatgaacATTTCTGA
- the xkr5a gene encoding XK-related protein 5a isoform X1 gives MINTSEAVTRRRPSAARRTERWIAWCQAALLGVSALVIAAERSALIYCIGFYLWNDETRWAGLTLGLFLPGTAVQLLSVKWYYDDGDDRRWYLSTIHILHLGIFKRLWDCMRYVSRMQGSVAELGAVVMQQADVAALWLLEALVVSLPQSLLQAYIVVSTDVGIMSPVAYSCGLCVLSISWALVLYSRACCLIRPGHLAMPPAALLCQLVWRAGMLGARVTCLMFFARVFNWWVCGVAGFHWLTASFWLVSQQPDICTGPWCWRAFNGLLGLVHVFLFLNVKDGPSRFRMASFYAVRSDFKCLNNDIWLYLVFLFQFMLIENATLLLAASDLLSEASWDNMTLPISVLSSFILGATSLVIYYRFLHPKSTEIAQGLNRNHMGSTCIERGESSFSLGDKSLPVGGVQNHGSFSLSGVAGSLLEHPSSCGGRPNSSCPCYHHHWLLIRLALKTGDLGKINRAYGAGGAAAILDMEEYNQEFKSNEGINTTAGGSCEGVSMSESQGKGLAPLSDCKDEFQTVSEPTSFEQAEDDSLEMESPLESPASDFKRSSPEGKSVFGDSPEPYFCPTESSSTLYFSADPQSPSSSSNPRLDRDIGGLEQGVRLNSIPSDPALHRDVRGLIGRVGPRYTSTPKLDTGVLDSTSSVPHLSGPRRQLIMSRRDEDEHF, from the exons ATGATAAACACCTCCGAGGCGGTGACCCGCAGGAGGCCGTCGGCGGCCCGGCGGACCGAGCGCTGGATCGCATGGTGCCAGGCGGCTCTCCTCGGCGTGTCGGCTCTGGTCATCGCGGCCGAACGGAGCGCTC TGATCTACTGCATAGGGTTTTACCTTTGGAACGACGAGACAAGGTGGGCCGGCCTCACTCTCGGACTCTTTCTCCCGGGCACGGCGGTGCAGCTGCTAAGCGTCAAATGGTATTATGATGACGGTGACGACAGGCGATGGTACCTCTCTACCATACACATTCTTCACTTGGGAATCTTCAAAAG GTTATGGGACTGCATGAGGTATGTGTCCCGCATGCAAGGCTCAGTGGCAGAGCTGGGCGCTGTCGTCATGCAGCAGGCAGATGTTGCTGCTCTTTGGCTCCTGGAGGCTCTGGTCGTCTCTCTGCCGCAGAGCTTGCTGCAGGCGTACATCGTGGTGTCCACTGATGTAGGGATCATGTCCCCAG TGGCCTACTCCTGTGGTCTTTGCGTGCTGTCTATTTCCTGGGCCCTGGTGCTGTACAGCCGAGCCTGCTGTCTCATCCGGCCAGGCCACCTTGCCATGCCTCCGGCAGCCCTGCTGTGCCAGCTTGTGTGGCGGGCTGGCATGCTGGGTGCCAGGGTGACATGCCTCATGTTCTTCGCCAGGGTGTTCAACTGGTGGGTCTGCGGAGTGGCAG GCTTTCACTGGCTGACCGCCTCCTTCTGGCTGGTGTCGCAGCAACCAGACATCTGCACCGGTCCCTGGTGTTGGCGTGCCTTTAACGGCCTCCTGGGGCTCGTCCATGTCTTCCTCTTTCTTAACGTCAAAGACGGACCTTCGCGCTTCCGCATGGCCAGCTTTTATGCGGTGAGAAGTGATTTTAAATGTTTGAATAATGACATCTGGCTTTACCTTGTCTTTCTCTTTCAGTTCATGCTGATTGAGAATGCCACTTTACTGCTGGCCGCCTCTGACTTACTGAGCGAAGCATCGTGGGACAACATGACGCTCCCCATCAGTGTCCTGAGTAGCTTTATCCTCG GCGCTACCTCCCTGGTCATCTACTACCGGTTTCTCCACCCCAAGTCAACAGAGATCGCCCAAGGTCTGAACCGCAACCACATGGGTAGCACGTGCATAGAACGTGGGGAGTCCTCCTTCTCACTTGGGGACAAAAGCCTGCCGGTTGGTGGTGTACAAAACCACGGCAGCTTCTCCCTCTCCGGTGTGGCTGGTTCACTGCTGGAGCATCCGAGCTCATGTGGAGGGAGGCCAAACAGCTCCTGCCCTTGCTACCACCATCACTGGCTCCTCATCCGGCTGGCCCTGAAAACAGGCGACCTGGGGAAGATCAACCGAGCATATGGGGCAGGTGGTGCGGCAGCCATACTGGACATGGAGGAGTACAACCAGGAGTTTAAGAGTAACGAAGGCATCAACACCACGGCAGGGGGCAGCTGCGAGGGTGTGTCCATGTCTGAGTCTCAGGGGAAAGGCTTGGCACCCCTGTCGGACTGCAAAGACGAATTTCAGACTGTGAGTGAACCCACGTCCTTCGAACAAGCAGAGGATGACAGTCTGGAGATGGAGAGCCCGCTGGAGTCACCCGCATCCGATTTCAAGCGCAGCTCACCAGAGGGCAAATCCGTATTTGGAGACAGCCCGGAGCCATACTTTTGCCCCACGGAGTCCAGTTCAACCCTCTACTTCAGCGCTGATCCCCAGTCCCCCAGCAGCTCCAGTAACCCCCGTTTGGACCGGGACATCGGGGGTCTGGAGCAGGGAGTGCGTCTCAATTCCATCCCAAGCGATCCCGCTCTTCACAGGGATGTCCGAGGGCTGATAGGTCGGGTTGGGCCACGCTACACGTCCACCCCTAAACTGGACACAGGAGTGCtggactctacctccagtgtcCCTCACCTCAGTGGTCCCAGGAGGCAGCTCATAATGTCCcgcagagatgaagatgaacATTTCTGA